Proteins encoded together in one Aurantiacibacter aquimixticola window:
- a CDS encoding TonB-dependent receptor domain-containing protein: MKKFHTNALTGLAISVSAVALLAGAPASAQDVCDENEELNDAGVCVPTADSVVDNDPLEEIEVDDVGAQGTQDGGAIIVTGSRARTDTYNNIQPLQILSTEASRDVGDFDATEILQRSEAAAGQQIDATFQGFVLNNGPGSQTLNLRGLGADRTLLLVNGRRLAPAGVEGAPTNPSINLIPTSLVARYDLLLDGASSVYGSDAVAGVGNIILRQDIDGFEVFASGNINEQGGGNDYTVSGAWGKTFDRGFFGIGAEYARRDGFVNGDRDFLSGCNTDYEIDTEGNIRRLDIATNASILAQSGGEVGTPIGECKVESIVQRIQPQATRVGFVYYDQTDYGLGVPGNSGIPGFSESFDALGNFPDRDGDGFRDVNFFELNGNAAEQDVDFISPQDLYNVMTYGEYNLGTDFNLTPFFEANYSRAEVTVRNGGTGQFFPWVPATNVFNPCNFRDNPDGIDCRAADNDFQRINPGQENFGALAPLSTGLLLATRPIVSVRGDRNNVETVQEQYRGVLGLRADLPFFGDSWTYESSVVYSRSEGSSIRRGIREDRLALALGIDPTADFDGDGVFDNTGDGIADDYISGTSNPLLDDGPCDVDSLANPGAAAPDLAQGCVPVNLFAPSLFSQTIGDFATQAERDYLFGERTFDTTYEQVVASTFITGDVFELPAGPVSVVLGGEYRYDSLDSRPDTVASNGLFWGFFADQGAEGDKYILEGFGELIVPVFDSEQFGALDVNAAGRVTKDEFYGTNFTYSLGAGWQPIPQILLKGTFGTSFRAPNLRENFLAGQSGFNNIFDPCAVPDAAFSEAQGGYIEANDRRDPNILANCRREGRDPTQVGINDTGINTNQFASAEITSGGSLFLDPETSESLTAGLAVTESWGAFDLSFNFNFYNIDVEGAIIEPSGQFIVNSCFANDNTDRSAFCDFITYSEDPAARLLITDVFAGFINVNREVVSGIDLNADFGYEFSVGGEVLDLGLNLRANHLIERSTTFINENLEEDFDEDAGEFGFPEWTGRAVFSAAYSDFAVTWQTRWIGETEQSVPGRDEFSDAFGYNEAGEFTGFFSDTCLGAGSRDDDGNLDGIVQGDGVYCKNVGFADDYFVHTLSLRYNFSDDIVLRAGVTNVFDENPPLIDTAEVFGISNTPIGNGYDLNGREFFGSVSIRF, from the coding sequence ATGAAAAAGTTTCACACGAATGCCCTGACGGGCCTCGCCATTTCCGTTTCGGCAGTGGCTCTCCTCGCAGGCGCGCCTGCCAGTGCGCAGGATGTCTGCGATGAAAATGAGGAGCTGAACGACGCGGGCGTATGTGTACCCACGGCGGACAGTGTCGTCGATAACGATCCGCTCGAGGAAATCGAAGTGGACGATGTCGGTGCGCAAGGCACTCAGGACGGCGGCGCGATCATCGTTACAGGCTCGCGCGCCCGGACCGACACCTACAACAACATTCAGCCTCTGCAGATCCTGTCGACCGAAGCATCCCGCGACGTCGGCGATTTCGATGCAACCGAAATTCTGCAGCGCTCGGAAGCGGCCGCAGGCCAGCAGATCGACGCGACCTTCCAGGGTTTCGTGCTCAACAACGGTCCGGGTTCGCAGACGCTGAACCTGCGTGGTCTCGGTGCCGACCGCACCTTGCTCCTGGTCAACGGTCGCCGCCTCGCACCAGCGGGTGTGGAAGGCGCGCCGACCAATCCGTCGATCAACCTGATCCCGACTTCTCTGGTCGCACGTTACGACCTGCTGCTGGACGGTGCGTCTTCGGTCTACGGTTCGGACGCGGTGGCCGGCGTGGGTAACATCATCCTGCGCCAGGATATCGACGGCTTCGAGGTGTTCGCCAGCGGCAACATCAACGAGCAGGGCGGCGGCAACGATTACACCGTGTCCGGCGCCTGGGGCAAAACGTTCGATCGTGGCTTCTTCGGCATCGGTGCCGAATATGCGCGTCGCGACGGCTTCGTGAATGGTGACCGCGATTTTCTCAGCGGCTGTAACACCGATTACGAAATCGATACCGAAGGCAACATTCGTCGCCTCGATATTGCGACCAATGCCTCCATCCTCGCTCAGAGCGGTGGCGAGGTCGGCACGCCGATCGGCGAATGTAAGGTCGAATCGATCGTGCAGCGCATCCAGCCGCAGGCCACTCGCGTTGGCTTCGTGTACTATGACCAGACCGACTATGGTCTGGGCGTTCCTGGAAATAGCGGAATTCCCGGTTTCTCGGAGTCCTTCGACGCGCTCGGCAACTTTCCCGATCGTGACGGAGACGGCTTCCGCGACGTGAACTTCTTCGAGCTGAACGGCAACGCCGCGGAGCAGGATGTCGATTTCATCAGCCCGCAGGACCTGTACAACGTCATGACCTATGGCGAGTACAATCTCGGCACCGATTTCAACCTCACGCCGTTCTTTGAAGCGAATTACAGCCGTGCCGAAGTGACGGTGCGGAACGGTGGCACGGGCCAGTTCTTCCCGTGGGTGCCCGCGACGAATGTGTTCAATCCCTGTAACTTCCGCGACAATCCCGATGGTATCGACTGCCGCGCGGCGGACAACGACTTCCAGCGGATCAATCCGGGTCAGGAAAACTTCGGTGCGCTGGCGCCGCTTTCCACCGGCTTACTGCTGGCAACGCGTCCGATCGTCTCGGTTCGCGGTGACCGCAACAACGTGGAAACCGTGCAGGAGCAGTATCGCGGCGTGCTCGGCCTGCGTGCCGACCTGCCCTTCTTCGGCGACAGCTGGACCTACGAATCGTCCGTCGTGTACTCGCGTTCGGAAGGGTCTTCGATCCGCCGTGGTATCCGCGAAGACCGTCTGGCGCTGGCTCTCGGTATCGATCCGACCGCCGATTTCGACGGTGACGGTGTCTTCGACAATACCGGTGACGGTATCGCCGACGATTACATTTCGGGAACGAGCAACCCGCTGCTGGACGATGGTCCCTGCGACGTCGACTCGCTGGCAAACCCGGGTGCGGCCGCGCCCGATCTGGCGCAGGGCTGTGTGCCGGTGAACCTGTTTGCGCCGTCGCTTTTCTCGCAGACGATCGGCGATTTCGCCACTCAGGCGGAACGCGATTACCTGTTCGGCGAGCGCACCTTCGACACCACCTATGAGCAGGTGGTCGCTTCCACCTTCATCACCGGCGATGTCTTCGAATTGCCCGCAGGACCGGTCTCGGTGGTGCTCGGTGGTGAATATCGTTACGACAGTCTCGATTCCCGCCCCGATACCGTGGCGTCGAACGGTCTGTTCTGGGGCTTCTTCGCCGATCAGGGCGCCGAAGGCGACAAGTACATCCTCGAAGGTTTCGGCGAGTTGATCGTTCCGGTCTTCGACAGCGAGCAGTTCGGTGCACTGGACGTCAATGCAGCCGGTCGTGTGACTAAGGATGAGTTCTACGGAACCAACTTCACTTACTCGCTGGGTGCAGGTTGGCAGCCGATCCCGCAGATCCTTCTCAAGGGCACCTTCGGCACATCGTTCCGCGCACCGAACCTGCGTGAGAATTTCCTCGCTGGCCAGTCCGGCTTCAACAACATCTTCGATCCGTGCGCGGTCCCAGATGCTGCATTCAGTGAGGCGCAGGGCGGTTACATCGAAGCGAACGATCGCCGCGATCCGAACATTCTGGCGAATTGTCGCCGTGAGGGTCGCGATCCGACCCAGGTCGGCATCAACGATACCGGCATCAACACGAACCAGTTTGCGAGTGCGGAAATCACGTCCGGCGGCAGCCTGTTCCTCGATCCGGAAACGTCCGAGTCACTCACGGCTGGTCTGGCGGTGACGGAAAGCTGGGGAGCGTTCGATCTCTCGTTCAACTTCAACTTCTACAACATCGACGTGGAAGGTGCGATCATCGAGCCGAGCGGCCAGTTCATCGTGAACTCCTGTTTCGCCAACGATAATACGGACCGGAGTGCGTTCTGCGACTTCATCACCTACAGTGAAGATCCGGCAGCGCGCTTGCTTATCACCGATGTTTTCGCTGGCTTCATCAACGTGAACCGGGAAGTCGTCTCCGGCATCGATCTCAATGCGGACTTCGGCTATGAATTCTCAGTCGGTGGCGAGGTTCTCGACCTCGGCTTGAACCTTCGGGCCAACCATCTGATCGAGCGCAGCACGACGTTCATCAACGAAAATCTCGAAGAGGATTTCGATGAGGATGCCGGAGAGTTCGGTTTCCCCGAGTGGACCGGTCGTGCCGTCTTCTCGGCCGCGTATTCGGACTTCGCCGTCACATGGCAGACCCGCTGGATCGGTGAAACCGAGCAGTCGGTTCCTGGTCGTGACGAGTTCTCCGACGCGTTCGGATACAACGAAGCAGGTGAATTCACCGGTTTCTTCTCCGACACCTGCCTCGGCGCCGGTTCTCGCGATGACGACGGCAACCTGGATGGCATCGTCCAGGGTGACGGCGTTTACTGTAAGAATGTCGGCTTCGCGGATGACTACTTCGTCCACACGCTGTCGCTGCGCTACAACTTCAGCGACGATATCGTGCTGCGTGCCGGTGTCACCAACGTGTTCGACGAAAACCCGCCGCTGATCGACACCGCGGAAGTGTTCGGCATTTCGAACACGCCGATCGGCAACGGTTACGATCTGAACGGCCGCGAGTTCTTCGGTTCGGTGAGCATCCGCTTCTAA